In the Dromaius novaehollandiae isolate bDroNov1 chromosome 25, bDroNov1.hap1, whole genome shotgun sequence genome, cCCTGCCTCGGGGGCAGCCCGTGGGGCCCGTCCCGGCGCTGGCTGCCCTCGGCGCCCAGCCcgcgctcctcctgctccgcaGGGAAGTACAGCTCCGACGTCGGCCCGGCGCTCCTGCTCCAGGCGCCCTACGTGCTGCTGCCCGTCTGGGCCGGGGAGAGGCTCCTCCggcagcccagggccctgccGAGCCTCGCCGCCGACGCGGTGAGGGGGCCACGGGACGGggtgggacgggacgggatgggacaggagCATCGTGCCGGAGCAGCTGGGGGGCCGCGGCAGTCGCCCCGGTGGCACCGGCCGCGGGAACCGCAGCCAACGCCGCCTTCCCCGGCCCCCAGGTCGCCGAGGAGCAGCGCAAGGGGCTGCACCGGCGGCCCCAGGACCTGGCTCTCGTCCTCTTCTTGATCCTGGCCGCGGCGTTCACCTTCTTCCGAGGGCTGGTGAGcacgggggccggcgcggggggccggcgggggcccgggggccgtggcgggcgccggcggctcaGCACGGCGCGTCGTCCCACGGCATCGCCGCGCTGCCCGCAGGTGGTTCTGGACTGTCCGGCCGAGTCATGCTTCGAGTACAGCTACCAGCACGAGCCCTACCTGCGCGACCCCGTCGCCTACCCCAAGGTGCAGGtgagcgcggcgccggggctgccccacggcgaggggaAGGGCTGCCCCACGGAGCCCCACAGCGATGGAGCCCAGCTGCAGGCTCAGGGTGCTCATCCCCGGGCTGGCGGCGGGTGATGCTGGGCCCCGTCCCGGCAGgacccccttccccagccccacggtccgagcggccccttccccggccgccccgctgcggTGGGGGCCCGGTGGGGCCCGGCGTGACCCGCTGCCCCCCAGATGCTGGTGTACCTCTTCTacgccctgcccttcctctgcctctgcgTCTAcgggctgctgcagcccggcTGCGCCTGGATGCTCGACGGGAGCCTGGTGTTCGCCGGCGCCGTGGCCCAGGtgaggcggcgggggggaccgggggggccgcggcgggaccgTGCCCAGCCTCGCCGCAGCCTCCACGGCGGGGTCCCGGGCGGCACGATGCAGGGGACCCCGCACGCTCCCGCTCCCCATCCCGGCTgcgtccccatggcaacggccGGAGCCTCCTAATTACTTTTTCCTCGGTGGATCTTAGCGGAGCCGGGATTAGCAGCACGGAAATAGGCCGGCGCCAGCGGCCCGCGCGGCTCGAGCTGggacgcggggcgggggggggccccggcgagCCGGGCGCGTGTCACGAGCTGCCGCGTGCTCTGCAGGCGCAGTTCGCCCACGTGGGCTCCTCGCTGCACGCCCGCACCCCCTTCCCCTACCAGACCCCCGAGGACGGCTGCTGGCGCTTCCTCCTCGCCAACGGCCTCTACGCGCTGGGCCCCCagctgctggccctccgctgccTCCGCCGGCCCCAGTTCttcgcccccgccgccccccccggcctgcaccagggcaaaaagcagcagtgaccgggccggcccggcgccgggggacccggggggggcaCCGAGGACACCGCCGCATCCCGCCCGCGCCGGGGGTCCCGCGATGCTGCACGGACCTGAGGACCAGggacctcggggggggggggggacaacgaCACACTGTTTACAGAATAAATGACTTGAGGGGTGGCTTTTTAACCCCCGCGGGCCTGCGCTGCTgctgcggccgctgccccgctgccccctcccgccgccccccgcccgcggccgcccttGCCCTGCCCTTGGcactgccgctcgctcgctcgggGCCTGGGGCAGCATCGCCCCGCTGCACGGGGGGGGCGAGGGCAGCATCGTCCCTGGTGCGTGGGGGGGCCAGCAAGTGGATGGGGGGGCGAGTGAGTGCATAGGGGGGCAAACATGTGCCTGGGGGGCAAACGAGTGCCTAGGGGTGCACGCGTGTGCAGGGGGGTGAGTGTGTGCACAGGGGTgcacgggggtgcgggggggccacGCCGAGGGGCGCACGCGTGGGTGCATGCACAGACGTGTGCGTGCACGGTGGCAGTGGCGCGGGgggggcacacgcgtgtcccgGCCGTGCAGAGGGGCTGGTCCATGCACCcccgcccccccgtcccccccccccgcccccccgagcaTCCTTGTCGGGGGGGCGGCGCACGAGTTTGTGGTTCATCCCGCAAagccccggcgggcgggcggggggggccggtgggggggccggggccggtgcgggCCGGTGACCTTGGCGAGCCGGCGGCCCTGCGCagcgccggagccggggccgggccgcgctgccggtgccgccccctgcgcggagccgccgcggaagcaccggcaccggcaccggcacctgcagcggcaccggcagcggcagcggccgcgCGGGACACGGTGAGTGCGCGGCTGCGGCGGAGCCCGCGGGGGtcgggccgggccccgggccgggggctgctcccgtccccccccccccccccccccccgccggcgtcccgcagccccggggcggccgccgcagtgccccgcactgCAACACtgcaccggccccgccgcgccggcacccggggggcggccccgggccgcaGCCGGGcaccgggcccccccggcggggcagcgcggcccccccatCCCCGAGcgggcaccgggacccccgggggggcAGCCTGACCCCTTTGCCTCTAACCTGGCAccgggaccccggggggggcagcccggcccccccccaccccccagccgGGCACTGGCGCTGCGGTGCCCTGGGCTCTCCTCCCCTGAGCCCCCCCTGCGCTCGGGGGGGGGGCATTGCCGGGGGGGGCTCCGGGCCCGGATCTGGGGCACCTCGGAGGACGCGGGGCCCGGAGCGCTGCTGGGCCGCGCACGGTGGGGGCTCGCAGCCCcccggggtcccggggggggggtctggtACACGTttcccagcagggcaggggggTGCAGCCGGGGGGGTGGCCgacgcgggggggcccgggcagCCGCAGCCCGCCCCAGCGCCAGCGGCTCAGCTTCCAGCTGTGCGGCGCTGACACCGTAACAGCAGATCCCGCCGGGAGCTCGGGCCATGAAATATTCATCCGGCTGTAACCGAGCGGGTGAAGCCGAGTTCAGCGGCGCGGCCCTGCGGGGCCGGCTGTGCCGcggtgccgggccgggcccccagcccccgaacccccccagccccccgccgcggcatCCCGGGGTGGCCGGCGCAGCACTTCTCCCCTGCAGCAGCGCAACGCGCTCCCGAAATCACGCTGGGGCCGGTTCCATCCCCGGCTCCCGGTGCAGTCTGCTCCGATCCGTGCGCGTAGCGGGGTGCACGGCCGCGCAGCAGCGGGAGACGGCGGGTCCCTCCCGGCGGCCTcggcggctcccggccgcgtGCCATCGCCCTCGTGTGCCatcgccatcgccatcgccatcGCCGTCGCCGGCCTCACCCGgggctcctcttcctcccgcagATGCGGCCCTGGGCCGGCGGCACCGCCGCGCTGCTCGTCCTCGCCGGCGTCCTCTcctccgcggcgctgcccggcgccgggggacGCAAGAAGGTGGTGCACGTCCTGGGTGAgtggggggccgcgccgggagccccccGGCCGCGTCCGAGGGGGAACCCCCCCTCCATGCACGTTTTCCCCGCTGCATTTTGAGCAGCTCTCGCGGgcgtgcagcccccccggccccgccgtttgcagccgcccggccgcgcgggaggggggcagagccgggctccGCGGCGGGACGGGGGCCCTGACCGCCGGGTCCCTTGCAGAAGGTGACAGCGGCGCCGTGGTGGTGCAGACGGCCCCGGGCAAGGTGGTGACGCACCGCGGCGGCACCATCATCCTGCCCTGCCGCTACCACTACGACGTGGCGGCCCACGACCCCGACGAGATCCGCCTCAAGTGGACCAAGGTGACGGAGCCCATGGCCTTCGAGGACGTCTTCGTGGCgctgggggcggcgcggcgggccttCGGCAGCTACCGCGGGCGCACGGCCCTGCAGGAGGACGGCTTCGGCGACGCCTCGCTCGTCATCCGCAACGTCACCCTGCAGGACTACGGCCGCTACGAGTGCGAGGTCACCGACGAGCTCGAGGACGACACCGGCATGGTCAAGCTGGACCTCGAAGGtagcggcgcgggggcggcggcggccccgagcgcgGTGCGGCCCCGCGCTCCGCCGGCGGTTTCTCCCGGCGTGTGCCGTGTTTTATTGCATCTGTTATTGGCTTTTATTGTTGCTCCAGGTTTACGTGCTGGCAGCTAATAAACGCTGGAGATAGATAGCGGCGCGGCCTCGTAAAGCaccgggggggcgcggcggcagcgTGGCCCAGCCGAACGCCGGCGTCCCCGTCCCGGGGAGCGGGACCCCCCCGCGGTGCTGCCCGCCGGGCGGAGGGGCAAAGCGCTGGCAGGGAGCGGCTGTGCCCGGGCTGCCGCGCGGCGTGGCCGGTGCCTGCTCCCGGGGACGCCGGTGCCACCGCTGCGCCCCGTCTCGCGGTGCATGGGGGGGGGTTGCAGAGCACCCACCCCTGCAGCTGGGGGACCCTGGGCCCCCCGAGCCGAACCCCCACGAACCCCCGTGGCTTTGCAGTGCCCCATCCGCGGGAGCTCCCGGGCTGGCACCGCTGCAGCGAGCCGGCGCCCCGGGcacagccgggggggggccgtgccgccccccccagcgccgctGTCCCTCCTCGCAGGGGTGATCTTCCCCTACCACCCGCGCCTGGGCCGCTACACGCTCAACTTCCGCGAGGCGCAGCAGGCGTGCCGGGAGCAGGACGGCATCCTGGCCTCGCACGACCAGCTGCACCAGGCCTGGCTGGAGGGGCTGGACTGGTGCAACGCCGGCTGGCTGCAGGACGGCTCCGTGCAGTACCCCATCTCCCGGCCGCGGGAGCAGTGCGGCCGCAAGGACACCCCCGTGGGCGTGCGCAACTACGGCTACCGGCACAAGGACAGCGAGCACTACGACGCCTTCTGCTTCACCTCCAACCTCAACGGtaccggcggggcgggcgcctcggccggggggggacggggaaCCGCAGCAGCGCACGGGTGATGGAtgaggccggggccgggcgagaCAGGGCTGAGCCGGGAGGGCTCTCCCGCTGCGTAAATCCCTGCCGgctggcggggcggcgcgggggggctctGCGGAGGTTTGCTTAACGGTGGCAGGCAGGATAAATAGCGGGCGCAGTCGCCGCGGGGAGCCATCGCCGGCTGCCGCCTCGCAGCCCCTATAAATCTGCCTGTGCCGAGGCGGCGGTTCCCGGGAGCGCGGTGCCCGTGTCGCCGGCCGTGCCGCCTCCGGCCCCTTCCCGCGGCTCCCGGCTGGGATCCCGGACCCCCGCAGCGAGGCGGCCGGGCTCGGCCATGCCGGGGTGATGCCGGGGTGATGCTGGGGTGATACCGGGGCTCATGGAGGCTCAGCAATGCTGGGGTGATGCCAGGGCTCAGCAATGCCAGGGCAATGCCAGGGCGATGCTGGGGCAATGCTGGGGCTCGGCAGTGCCAGGGCAATGCCAGGGCGATGCTGGGGCTCAGCGATGCTGGGGCAATGCCGGGGCAATGTCAGGGCTCAGCCATGCCAGGGCAATGCCAGGGCAATGCCGGGGCGACGCTGGGGCTCGTGGCGGCCAGGCGATGCTGGGGCGATGCCGGGAtgaggccggggctggcggccggGTGATGCCGGAGCTCGCGGCCGGGCGCTgaggccccgctctgcccccagGCAAGGTGTACTTCCTCAAGACCTTCCGCAAGCTGAGCTACGCCGAGGCGGTGCAGGCCTGCAAGGACAACGGGGCGGCCGTGGCCAAGGTGGGCCAGCTCTACGCCGCCTGGAAgatccagctgctggaccgctgCGAGGCCGGCTGGGTGGAGGACGGCAGCATCCGCTACCCCATCGTCAACCCGCGGGCCCGCTGCGGCGGCCGCGAGCCCGGCGTGCGCAACCTCGGCTTCCCGGACAAGAAGTACAAGCTCTTCGGCGTCTACTGCTTCAAGAAGGCCGGCgaggccgccccggcgcgggcgccGAGCCCGGGGCACCCCAACCGCGTGTgaggcggccccgggcccccggcACCGGCTGCAGAGCGTCGCCCGCGCGGCCCCGAGCTGGAGGAGCCGCCGGCGCGGCGTGCGCCGTGGAGAAGGACGGGTGCTgccgggggaaactgaggcacggcgcaGAAGCAGCGCatccccgccccgcgccgctgcagctgctgctctgtaaatCAGCGCGTTGCATGCGCCAACGGCCCTGCCggagcagggctgagccccgccgccgggccccccctcCGCGGGCTTTCGCCGGCCCCCCCGTCCCGCCGGGGCGAGGGGCCCGCTCGGCTTCGGCTTAGCGCGGGAGCagccgcgggggccgggagccgctGCTGGGCACCGGCTCCGGGTCGTTCACAGCGCTATGGAGCTGCTCCTCGATGCAATAAAAGCTTCGGCAGCTTTTGGGACCCGCGCCAGGCTCGCAGCGCATCTCCTTCGGCCGTCGCCCACCGCAGTGGGGGGCCCGTTCCCGCgttccccccccccagacccccccacacaccgTGGAAGCACCATGCTGGGCCCGACAACTGttaaaaaaatttattaaaatgtcCAGCAGTACAGAAACGCGGAGAGTCGGGGTGGCAgggcggagggggccggggggggacacggcagTCACGTCGCAAACAGCAGAGGTGGGGAagcgccacacacacacacgccaccTCCGAGGGGACCGACAacgaaggggaagggggggaaaccCACCCCGAAACCGCCCGGGCGGCTCGTGCCCacctgccgcggggccgggagccgggaggCCGGTGCAGCCCAGCTCCGGGAAAGGCCCCGGGAAGCACCGGGGAGCGCGGGAaccggggggccggggcaccgcgCGGGGCTGCGAGAGGCGCCGGGGGGGTGTTAAAAACCCAGAGCTGCCCTCGGCGGTGGCCGGCGCGGcacggcggggacgggggggccgaggccgggggggggtcccgccgccTGCCGCGGCCCcttggggctgggggcggccgcgggctgaGCGTGGGGCATGCAGGAGGGCCGGGGAGGGGCGCAGCCGCCCCCCGCTCCTATGGCCGACGGGGCCGGGCGTCCTAGGAGCTAAAGCGGGGGGTATAAAAGAGGGGtggggaggggacggggcgggggggggcgccgccgcggcgggggggcccttGTGCTTGCCGGCGGCCGGGCTCTAGAAGTAGTGGCCTTCCCGCATCCAGTCCAGGCGGAGGTGCCGGCGGCGTTTCCGCCGCTCCTTGCGGGgcgggtggtggtggtgctggtggtgggggtggctgtggcggtggcggcggtggcgccGGGCCCGGTGCGACCGCCTGGCTAACGGAGGcaaggggggggggcgggcggggtgGTGAGGGGgggcccgccgcccccagcccccccccgatcccaggggacccccccccccccaaggcatCCGCGGCCCCCGCTCACGTTTTGTGCAGAGGATTTGGGGCCGGTCCCACTCGCCGTCGCTGCGGCACTTGATGGTGGGCAGGCGCCGCTGGGCGAAGCCCTCCTGGCACTGGTAGCGCACGCTGGCGTCGACGCTGTAccgctccctcctcctgcccacgGCGACGGCGTTGGCCACCGCGGGCGGGGGCCCGCACAGCACTGCGGGGACGAGCGCGctcagcccccgccgcgcccggccccctcggccgcagccccccccccctccgccgaCGGCTTCGCGCCGAGGTGTTCGCCGAGGATTTGCATATTTAATTAATGGCCTTATCGGGACAAATGTATCACTGCACGTGGCCGGCGGGAGGGGGAGGCGTGCTCCTCTGGCTCGGCACGAACAGCTGGAGGTTAATATAACTTTCAAGATAAGGAATGAGAACTTAATAGTTTTAATAGTGGCAAATTAAGCAAATTAAACTGGAGAGGGAAGAATTaagctgtgggggaaaaaaaatggagattaAGGGAAGCTGTTTGAGTTTCCCTTGTCAAAGGGCTGCGAGGGCAGCGGAGGGGAAAGGTTTCCCGAGGACGAGGAGGCGCCAGGAGCCGCGGGGAGGGAtgctggggacggggacggggatggtaCCCGGGGAGGGATGCCGGGGCCACGGGATGGGGATGGTACCCAGGCGGGATGCAGGGGATGGGGACGAGGATGGTACCCAGGCGGGATGCTGGGATTGCAGGATGGGGATGGTACCCAGGCGGGATGCTGGGATTGCGGGATGGGGATGGTACCCAGACGGGATGCCGGGATTGTGGGATGGTACCCAGGCGGGATGCTGGGATTGCAGGATGGGGATGGTACCCAGACGGGATGCTGGGATTGTGGGATGGGGATGGTACCCAGGCGGGATGCTGGGATTGCGGGATGGGGATGGTACCCAGGCGGGATGCCGGGATTGTGGGATGGTACCCAGGCGGGATGCTGCGGC is a window encoding:
- the HAPLN4 gene encoding hyaluronan and proteoglycan link protein 4; amino-acid sequence: MQLPAVPGALALALLAFPVAFGMNGVATLADSPGALVLTVTLVLVGLFCIVYFMSGGSHFQDPLFCVFVVFAFTSAVDLVISLEEDGYVSGFVELYVWEGEPYLRTAHGIMICYWDGVVHHGLYLAMIAAMSRRKSYRNLGLFWLGSLMMSIVVFLLGNLIGKYSSDVGPALLLQAPYVLLPVWAGERLLRQPRALPSLAADAVAEEQRKGLHRRPQDLALVLFLILAAAFTFFRGLVVLDCPAESCFEYSYQHEPYLRDPVAYPKVQMLVYLFYALPFLCLCVYGLLQPGCAWMLDGSLVFAGAVAQMRPWAGGTAALLVLAGVLSSAALPGAGGRKKVVHVLEGDSGAVVVQTAPGKVVTHRGGTIILPCRYHYDVAAHDPDEIRLKWTKVTEPMAFEDVFVALGAARRAFGSYRGRTALQEDGFGDASLVIRNVTLQDYGRYECEVTDELEDDTGMVKLDLEGVIFPYHPRLGRYTLNFREAQQACREQDGILASHDQLHQAWLEGLDWCNAGWLQDGSVQYPISRPREQCGRKDTPVGVRNYGYRHKDSEHYDAFCFTSNLNGKVYFLKTFRKLSYAEAVQACKDNGAAVAKVGQLYAAWKIQLLDRCEAGWVEDGSIRYPIVNPRARCGGREPGVRNLGFPDKKYKLFGVYCFKKAGEAAPARAPSPGHPNRV